Proteins from a genomic interval of Desulfuribacillus alkaliarsenatis:
- a CDS encoding glycosyltransferase family 4 protein: MGNILIYGVFFVIAFGISFLITPQIKKLAIAIGAVDQPEQRKVHSKVMPRMGGLAICLAFFIPLIMVLKFNILHISSPIFTEQQIIGFLIGGAIIILVGLIDDKYQISAKYKFLGQLIAASIVIYSGIQVQFITLPDQGVFEFGWLSIPITLLWIIGITNALNLIDGLDGLAAGVASIALATISIIGFAMGNVIVAFMALLLLASTLGFLVHNFYPAKIFMGDTGALFLGYNLAIFSILGFKHVTLISFIIPILILGVPIADTLFAIVRRFLSKQAISEPDKHHLHHCLLKMGCSHRQTVLIIYTISMFFSATAIIFTQAEAWMALTILGLLFIVFAIGADVINILNRRERFIVRFIEDSIGKQIPEKQNYKANR; the protein is encoded by the coding sequence ATCGCGTTTGGTATTTCGTTTCTAATAACACCACAAATTAAAAAGCTTGCGATTGCAATAGGGGCTGTAGATCAACCAGAGCAACGCAAGGTGCATTCGAAGGTTATGCCTCGAATGGGTGGTTTGGCTATTTGTTTAGCTTTTTTCATACCATTAATAATGGTGTTAAAGTTTAATATATTACATATTAGTAGTCCGATTTTCACTGAGCAACAGATAATTGGTTTTCTAATAGGTGGGGCAATTATTATTCTTGTCGGATTAATCGACGATAAGTATCAAATATCCGCAAAGTATAAATTCCTTGGTCAACTGATTGCGGCTTCAATTGTAATATATTCTGGAATCCAAGTTCAATTTATTACGTTGCCTGATCAGGGTGTATTCGAGTTTGGTTGGCTAAGTATACCAATTACATTATTATGGATTATAGGTATCACAAACGCGCTGAACCTTATTGATGGATTAGATGGACTAGCTGCTGGAGTCGCATCTATTGCTTTAGCAACTATTAGTATTATTGGCTTTGCTATGGGGAATGTAATTGTTGCTTTTATGGCACTTCTATTGTTAGCTAGTACGCTAGGATTCTTAGTGCATAATTTCTATCCAGCTAAAATTTTTATGGGTGACACAGGCGCTCTTTTCTTAGGCTATAACTTAGCTATATTCTCGATTCTAGGATTTAAGCACGTTACATTGATTTCTTTTATAATTCCAATTTTAATCCTAGGAGTACCAATAGCAGACACGCTATTTGCAATTGTTCGACGCTTCCTGTCTAAGCAAGCCATAAGCGAACCAGATAAGCATCATTTGCATCATTGCTTATTAAAAATGGGATGCTCCCATAGACAAACGGTCTTAATTATTTATACGATTAGCATGTTTTTCAGTGCTACTGCGATTATATTTACACAAGCAGAAGCATGGATGGCACTAACAATACTAGGCCTCTTATTCATAGTATTCGCCATCGGTGCAGATGTGATAAATATTTTGAATCGCCGCGAACGTTTTATAGTGAGGTTTATAGAAGACTCTATAGGGAAGCAAATCCCAGAGAAACAAAATTATAAGGCTAATAGATAG